In Nitrospiria bacterium, the DNA window CTCGGACAGGGTGCTGATGCCGCCGGGCCATGTATGACCGGCCCCATCAATCGTGCAAAGGGTGACGGTGGCATCATTCGAACAGGATCCGTGTAATTCGCAGCTCACGGCGCCTTGTTTGAAGGAGACCTCGGGTGCTCCCGTGCAATGATTATGTTGGACCCAACCGGATATTGTCTCGTTCATCGAACGGTAGAGATGTTTCTCTTTACCCACCAGCGCCTTCACCTGCCCGCCGTTATAGGGCGCCCAGGGGTCTGCCGTTCCGTGAAATTCCAGGACCGGGACGGGACGGGACGGCTGACAAGAGTCGACGCCGATCGGACCGGAGACCGGGGCGATGGCCGCGATCCGGTCTGAAAGTTCGCAGGCAAGCCGATGAGTCATGATCGCTCCATTCGAAAACCCAGTTGAAAAAACGCGTTTCGTATCGATGCAAAAATTGCGTTCGACGTCGTTCAGCATGTCTCGGACGAAGGCGACATCGTCGACATTGTGCGCCTGCGCATATCCGCAGCACATCCCCGCATTAAAACTCAAAAAACGATTGCTGAAAACTCCGGTGCCGTTGGGATACACAACGATAAACCCGTTGGCGTCCGAAACAGGATCCATTTGAGAAAGCTCCTCCTGATTGTCCGCGTTTCCGCCGCCTCCGTGGAAGTTCAAGACCAACGGCGCCTTTTTCTCTTTTGAATACCCTGGAGGTATATGGATCTTATACGACCGCTTGCGGCCCCCCGATTCGATACCGCGAACGTATTCCCCCGGGCCGAGACCGGATTGCTCGCAACTCGCGCTTGCTTGGGTGATTTCTTTGGCCGGAATCTGGGCCGAGTGGCCCGTGGAACATCCCCAAAAGAAAAGGCCGCCGATCGTCAAGATCATCATCGGAAAGGATGAAAAGGTAAATCGTTTCATCGTAGTACCATCCTCTTGTTGTATAAAAGAAATGCTATCACGTGATTCTCCAGGATGTCAAGTCGAGTCCATCGGGCGGTGCCCGCTTCGGAATGGCATGATAAGCGGGGCTGGTATCAGGGTATCTTTCGGAAGCAGCAGGAGGAACAAGATAACCTGAGCGATACGCGCAGGAGTTAACGATGCCGGTGGACAGGCAATGGGGCCGTTCTGTTTCCAAAGGGGAGTATCCACCGCATCAGGAAGAATGACGTGGACTTTGACTCCGTAATGCTCAACCTCTTTGGCTAGGGATTCCGAAAAACCGATGACGCCGAATTTGGAAGCGCAGTAAACCGAATCAAACGGACGTCCTTTCCGGCCGGAGGTGGACGATATATTCAGGATCTGTCCCGCCCGTTGCCGAACCATGGCGGGAAGAACCGCCCGGTTAGTCAGGAAGGTTCCTCGGAGGTTTGTTCCGATCACATCATTCCACTCGTCCAGGGAAATCTGGGCCATTGGTTTGGGAGATCGCCCTTTGCCGCGAAGGATCCCTGCCGCCGCGACCAGGATGTCGATCCGTCCGAACCGTTCGAGCGTACGCTGGACCATTTCATCGACCGATCGCTCATCGCGAATATCCGTGACCCACCCCAATCGTTCTCCGTGGCCTCCGATCGCATTCACGATGCGAAGCGTCTCCTCGATCTGTGAAGGATCAACATCCACGACGACCAAGTTGGCATCCTCCCGCGCCAAAGCCTCGCAAGCGGAGCGGCCGATGCCGCCCGCGCCGCCGGTGACAATGGCTACAGAACCGGAGAGTCGACCGGTCGTTTGGGTTTCATCGGCCATCCGTTTCATCCTCCGACCGAGTTGCCGGGATGAAAATCGGCTTGCGGGTTTGTTTTTTTCGCCGGGAACGGAACGGCGCAATCAACGGATTGATCAATAAGGTATCCTCGGGAAGCGTCAGCATCGTAATGATAAAGCGTGCAATGGTGCGAACCGAAAGCGCTTCGCCGGGACCGGGCGTCAGCGTGGTTCCACTCAGCAAAGGGGTATCGACCGCGTCCGGAACAAGAGTTTGTACCCGAATTCCGAAGGCACGTACTTCTTCGGCCAAGGCTTCGGTCAGCCCCATCAACCCGAATTTGGATGCGCAGTAGGCCGCGGCATAGGGTTGGCCGGATGTCGCGCCTCTTGCGGAGGAGATATTAATGATTTGCCCGCGGCGCTGAGCCGTCATGGTTTCCAAAACCGCCCGGTTGCTCAAGAAGACCCCTTTTAAATTGGTATCGATCATCTCGTCCCATGCGGTGGTGGGAAGCTGTGCGACAGGGTAGGGAATTCCTCCCCGGTTCGTTTGGCTGGGCTGTCCGAGACCGGCGCATGTGATGAGGATGTCGATCCGGTTGAAGCGCTCCAGGGTTTTCCGAACCATCGCCTTCATGTCCGCTTCCGAGCGCACATCGAGCGCGAGTCCCAAGACGTCCGGAGCCGTCTGACCGGGTCGTTCTATGGTGAGCTCCGCAACCGCAAGCTTGACCCGGTCCAGGGTCCGGCCAACAAGGACAAGTCTTGCGCCTTCCTGAATCAGCGCCGCCGTCACGGCACGTCCGATCCCTCCGGTTCCCCCCGTCACGATTGCGACCTGGCCTTTGAGACGGCCGGACGCTTCATTCTCAAGCATGCCTTCCTCCACCCGTTATGAATCCGTGAACCGCCCGTCCGGCCGGGTCGATACCGACAATTCTTTCACTGGAATTCCATCGCTCCACGTTCCCATATAGCGCTGCGCCGGGGTATTTCCGAGAGCTTTTTCACGATGCTGCCCGTGGAAGGCCGCCGATATGGCCGCGTCCAGAAGTTTCCAGTGGCCGTAGAAGTCCAGTGCGTCGGCACGAGCGCTCCTCAATCCCGCCGCAGACAGTGCCTGCTCCCGGCGCAACGCCGCCTGCGGCGTGAGCCGAAGACCCACATCGGCCCGCTCCGAGAGGGGCGCACTGTGATCGGCGATTAATGGAGGAAAACCGTGGCGGTCCGATCGCACCAGAATGATATTTCGATTCTCATCCGGAATCCCGGAAAGCGCGTTGTAGATGGCCAGAGGTTGGTCAAAAGGCAAATGACGGTCCTCCTCCCCTGCGACAACCAAAGCCAGGACGTGTGGGGAAACTTGTCGCAGGTCCTTCAACGATACTGAAAACCGTCGGCCCCACCCCGCCTGTACCAGCATTAACACCCGAGGATCAGGAAGAGGACCCGGCGCGAGAGACGCGCATTTGGATGCGATCAACCCGCCCAGAGAATGTCCGGCAAAGGCCCAGCGGTCAGGGAGCGGACGGACCGGTCCTCTGTCCTTCAAACGTTGAAGTCCCAAGCGGATTCCTTCGATGGCATTGGCCATCATTCCCTCAAACGGCGTGAAAAATGAAGCTTGATACACTGGGTATAACACGACGTTGCCACGACGGACGAGATGGACAATCCAAGCACCATAATTGATTGGATTGACCCCCAACCAGCCATGAAAGAAAACCACAACCGGTGTGGATTCGGGCACCGGATCATTCGGCGTAAAGAGCCAGCATCCTTGTTCCCCCCGGCCGACACGGTGTTGAGAAAAACCGTTGTGAAGATATTCGGTTCCACCCGGACCGGTTTGGGGCTGGTCGGGAGGACGAGCCGGCCCAACCTCGTTATTATTGGATTCAAAACGCATCGGAACCCGAGCGGGCCCGATGACCTTTCTCTCGGTCATCGGACAATATTCAAGAATCCTTTGACCCGTTCGACCCGGTCGTGCCAGGATCAAGTCGGGCATCGCAGGCTTAATCAATCGTTATCCCGAGGCGGTTTCAGTAGCCGTGGTGGGCGTAAGGTTGTCTCCGAGAACGCCGCTTCAATCAAGACGTCCTCAATCGTCTGACACCAGCGCGGCGACCTCCAACCAGAGCCGCGGGACGCTTTTCATGTTAACCGCGGCCAAGGCCGGACCGGACGCCGCCTGCAGT includes these proteins:
- a CDS encoding PHB depolymerase family esterase; this encodes MKRFTFSSFPMMILTIGGLFFWGCSTGHSAQIPAKEITQASASCEQSGLGPGEYVRGIESGGRKRSYKIHIPPGYSKEKKAPLVLNFHGGGGNADNQEELSQMDPVSDANGFIVVYPNGTGVFSNRFLSFNAGMCCGYAQAHNVDDVAFVRDMLNDVERNFCIDTKRVFSTGFSNGAIMTHRLACELSDRIAAIAPVSGPIGVDSCQPSRPVPVLEFHGTADPWAPYNGGQVKALVGKEKHLYRSMNETISGWVQHNHCTGAPEVSFKQGAVSCELHGSCSNDATVTLCTIDGAGHTWPGGISTLSEKKMGPTNHDISASNMIWSFFEKHPLP
- a CDS encoding SDR family oxidoreductase, whose amino-acid sequence is MADETQTTGRLSGSVAIVTGGAGGIGRSACEALAREDANLVVVDVDPSQIEETLRIVNAIGGHGERLGWVTDIRDERSVDEMVQRTLERFGRIDILVAAAGILRGKGRSPKPMAQISLDEWNDVIGTNLRGTFLTNRAVLPAMVRQRAGQILNISSTSGRKGRPFDSVYCASKFGVIGFSESLAKEVEHYGVKVHVILPDAVDTPLWKQNGPIACPPASLTPARIAQVILFLLLLPKDTLIPAPLIMPFRSGHRPMDST
- a CDS encoding SDR family NAD(P)-dependent oxidoreductase, encoding MLENEASGRLKGQVAIVTGGTGGIGRAVTAALIQEGARLVLVGRTLDRVKLAVAELTIERPGQTAPDVLGLALDVRSEADMKAMVRKTLERFNRIDILITCAGLGQPSQTNRGGIPYPVAQLPTTAWDEMIDTNLKGVFLSNRAVLETMTAQRRGQIINISSARGATSGQPYAAAYCASKFGLMGLTEALAEEVRAFGIRVQTLVPDAVDTPLLSGTTLTPGPGEALSVRTIARFIITMLTLPEDTLLINPLIAPFRSRRKKQTRKPIFIPATRSEDETDGR